In Alphaproteobacteria bacterium, the genomic stretch TTGGTTCAAAAAGCGACCAAAGGTCATCGGCTAAAAGCGGTAGTTTCAGATTATTTGGGTATATATATTTAATTTCTCACCATTAAAAACATACCTATGTTAGGATCTTCCTATAAAAAACAAATTACGAGACACAAACTTTATGAACAACAAAGATAATAAAGTACGAAGAAGTTACACTTCTGAATCTAGAGAAACTCAAGCGGCCCTTACACGCAATCGCATTCTTATTTCAGCCAGAAAGCTTTTTGAAGCCGAAGGATTTGAACGCGCAACAATTGAAAAATTAGCACAAACGGCAGAAGTGTCAATGCCCACAATTTACGCTTTATTTAAATCCAAACGCGGTGTTCTGGGCGCCTTAATGGATGAAGCTTTTCCTGCGCACCATGTGTTGCACGCAGAAACCAAACAAGAAAAATCACCCAAAAAACGCCTTATGATCGCTGCTAAAATGTCGCGCCAAATGTACGATATTGAACGCACACAACTTCATCTTTTTCAAAGTGCTGCCGTTTTAGCACCCGAATTCAAACAGCTTGAAAAAGAAAGAGAAGAACGTCGCTATACAAGGCTAGAAGAATCCATCAAAACAATGGCGCTTGAAAAATCTTTTAAAAAAGAACTCGATCCGTCTAAAGCACATGATATATTATGGGCTCTTACAGGGCGCGATTTGTATCGCATGCTTGTGATTGAACAACATTGGAACTCAGATGAATATGAAAATTGGTTAAGCCAAATATTAATCAAAACACTCATTGATGACGATTATAATGAGCTCTAAAAATTATAACCTTAATAGTATGTGCATTCACAAATAACAAAAAATTATGTATATTGATTTTCTACATTTCAGAAATTTTATGTATAGCCGATAGACTTGAGAAGTAGACAAGGAACAACGAACGAAGTGTATCCCTATATACATAAGTGAGGCGTAACGATGTATCCTTCCAACGTCTATTGACTATAACCCATAATCAAGGAAAACTATGCGACATTTTTTAAGCAAATCATTACGTACATTAGCTGATATTTTCGCTTATTTTTTTATTTTCATTCTTATTATTATCGGGTTTACCTTTCATTTTTTATCTCAAGAAGGTCCCCTTCAACATGAATCTGTTGTTCTCATCGAACAAGGTGATGGCTTAAGTGAAATTGGTCAAAAACTTGTTCGTCAGCAAATTATTTCGTCTTCATTTTTATTTTCAGCTTTCACGCTTTTAAAAGGCAATGCCAAAAAATTACGTTATGGTGAATATGGATTCAAACCTCATATGAATCTTGATGAAATCATTGACCATTTGGCTTTTGGCCCCACCATTCGACATAAATTTCTGGTGAAAGAGGGCGATACTGTCAGTGATATTCGGACAAGACTCGCCCAATTAACAAATCTGAAAGGTGATTTACCGTACCATACACCTGAAGGTGTTTTAATGCCTGAAACCTATTATTATGAATATGGCGATAAACGCGCATCACTTTTAAATCGAATGAACAAATCAATGCAAGAAACTTTAGGTGATTTATGGCACAAACGTGCTCAAGACCTACCTTTTTCAACACCTTTAGAAGCGCTTATTTTAGCGTCTATCGTTGAAAAAGAAACACGTCTGCCCGAGGAAAGACCACGTGTTGCAGCTGTCTTTATAAATCGTTTAAAACTAGGCATTCCGTTGCAAGCCGATCCAACTGTTAATTACGCCATTACAAAAGGCGAAACAATATTGGATAGACCTTTATCGCGTAAAGACTTATCCTTCCCAAGCCCATACAACACCTATATATCCAAAGGATTACCGCCCGGGCCCATTTGCAATCCTGGCAAAGATACGCTTGCTGCCGTTTTAAATCCCCAATCGACTAAAGAGCTTTATTTTGTTGTAAACGGCAAAGGCGGCCACGAATTCGCCGAGAGCCTTGAAAAACACAATAAAAATGTATCTAATTGGCGTAAGAATAAATAAGCATTTGATATTCCTAACTAATAATCTTTAATTTTTTCGATGTTAGACTATAGTCGATAGACTTGAGGAG encodes the following:
- a CDS encoding TetR/AcrR family transcriptional regulator, whose protein sequence is MNNKDNKVRRSYTSESRETQAALTRNRILISARKLFEAEGFERATIEKLAQTAEVSMPTIYALFKSKRGVLGALMDEAFPAHHVLHAETKQEKSPKKRLMIAAKMSRQMYDIERTQLHLFQSAAVLAPEFKQLEKEREERRYTRLEESIKTMALEKSFKKELDPSKAHDILWALTGRDLYRMLVIEQHWNSDEYENWLSQILIKTLIDDDYNEL
- the mltG gene encoding endolytic transglycosylase MltG, yielding MRHFLSKSLRTLADIFAYFFIFILIIIGFTFHFLSQEGPLQHESVVLIEQGDGLSEIGQKLVRQQIISSSFLFSAFTLLKGNAKKLRYGEYGFKPHMNLDEIIDHLAFGPTIRHKFLVKEGDTVSDIRTRLAQLTNLKGDLPYHTPEGVLMPETYYYEYGDKRASLLNRMNKSMQETLGDLWHKRAQDLPFSTPLEALILASIVEKETRLPEERPRVAAVFINRLKLGIPLQADPTVNYAITKGETILDRPLSRKDLSFPSPYNTYISKGLPPGPICNPGKDTLAAVLNPQSTKELYFVVNGKGGHEFAESLEKHNKNVSNWRKNK